A window of the Lysinibacillus irui genome harbors these coding sequences:
- the aroA gene encoding 3-phosphoshikimate 1-carboxyvinyltransferase — translation MSEKVLQYNKPSLQGALTVPGDKSVSHRSVMFGAIASGTTTVEGFLLGEDCLSTIDCFRKLGVDIEVEGTNVTIHSPGMDSWQEPSEVLYTGNSGTTTRLMLGILAGSSVHTVMTGDASIGKRPMRRVIDPLRQMGAHITGRADGQYTPLAIQGTTLQAIDYNMPVASAQVKSAILLAGLRANGTTIVREMEVSRDHTERMLRQFGAHVAVDNGVVSIEGGQALKGTHVSVPGDISSAAFFLVAGAICENSQITLHNVGINPTRDGIIEVLQKMGATMTITPNDDNQAEPTATIQIATSTLKATTIEGDIIPRLIDEIPILALLATQAHGQTIIKDAEELKVKETDRITAVVTELKKLGAQIEATEDGMIINGPTPLKGANLQTYGDHRIGMMGAVAALVTDGVVTLDDAQCIAVSYPSFFEHVEAVRNN, via the coding sequence ATGAGTGAAAAAGTTTTGCAATACAATAAGCCATCTTTACAGGGAGCTTTAACTGTCCCAGGCGATAAATCTGTATCTCACCGCTCTGTGATGTTTGGTGCCATTGCAAGTGGGACTACAACAGTAGAGGGCTTTTTATTAGGAGAAGATTGTTTAAGTACCATCGATTGTTTCCGAAAGCTAGGTGTTGATATTGAGGTGGAAGGAACAAATGTAACCATCCATAGTCCAGGTATGGATAGTTGGCAGGAGCCATCAGAAGTGTTATATACAGGAAACTCTGGTACCACAACACGTCTAATGCTAGGCATTTTAGCCGGATCTTCTGTCCACACTGTGATGACAGGTGATGCATCTATTGGAAAACGTCCAATGCGACGTGTCATAGATCCACTGCGTCAAATGGGAGCACATATTACAGGGCGTGCAGACGGGCAATATACACCACTTGCCATTCAGGGTACGACACTACAAGCCATTGATTATAATATGCCTGTAGCAAGTGCACAGGTGAAGTCTGCTATTTTACTAGCGGGCTTGCGTGCAAATGGAACAACGATAGTTCGAGAAATGGAAGTATCTCGAGATCATACAGAGCGAATGCTACGTCAATTTGGGGCGCATGTTGCAGTAGATAATGGGGTTGTTTCAATTGAAGGAGGACAAGCTCTAAAGGGGACACATGTTTCTGTTCCAGGAGATATTTCTTCAGCAGCCTTTTTCTTAGTGGCAGGAGCAATTTGCGAAAATAGTCAAATAACCCTTCATAATGTTGGCATCAACCCAACACGTGATGGCATTATCGAGGTTCTGCAAAAAATGGGAGCAACGATGACCATAACGCCAAATGATGATAATCAAGCTGAACCTACAGCAACGATTCAAATAGCAACATCTACGTTAAAAGCTACAACGATTGAGGGAGATATTATTCCACGCTTAATTGATGAGATTCCGATTCTAGCATTACTAGCTACACAAGCACACGGTCAAACTATTATTAAGGATGCAGAGGAGCTAAAAGTGAAAGAAACGGACCGTATTACGGCTGTTGTAACGGAATTGAAAAAGCTTGGTGCGCAGATTGAAGCTACAGAAGACGGTATGATTATCAATGGACCAACACCTTTAAAAGGAGCAAACCTTCAAACATATGGTGATCATCGTATTGGCATGATGGGAGCGGTCGCGGCTTTAGTAACGGATGGAGTCGTTACGTTAGATGATGCACAATGTATTGCTGTATCCTATCCATCTTTCTTTGAGCATGTTGAGGCAGTGAGGAACAATTAA
- a CDS encoding CheR family methyltransferase produces MSDYEQFIEGIKRKTGIDLALYKEAQMKRRLTSLYEKKGYRNFVDFLKALEQDRDLMNEFLDRMTINVSEFYRNGKRWEVLQKKIFPKLLQTNKRLKIWSAACSTGEEPYSLVMVLSQLLPLSQIQIIATDLDENVIQKAKLGVYPERSLAEVPNDIKAKYFEQEGSFYRVKDEIKRCVTFKKHNLLNDSYDSNYDLIVCRNVMIYFTEEAKDQIYNDFSKALRKDGVLFVGSTEQIFNPARYEFDVEDTFFYRKNN; encoded by the coding sequence ATGTCTGATTATGAACAGTTTATAGAAGGTATAAAGCGCAAAACAGGAATAGATTTAGCGTTATATAAAGAGGCGCAAATGAAAAGACGATTAACCTCTCTTTATGAGAAAAAGGGCTATCGTAATTTTGTAGACTTTCTAAAGGCACTTGAACAAGATCGTGATTTAATGAATGAATTTTTAGATCGTATGACGATTAATGTTTCTGAATTTTATCGCAATGGGAAGCGTTGGGAAGTGTTACAAAAGAAAATATTTCCGAAGCTGTTACAAACAAATAAGCGTTTAAAAATTTGGAGTGCTGCTTGTTCAACAGGAGAGGAACCTTATTCTTTAGTGATGGTATTATCTCAATTGTTGCCTTTATCTCAAATTCAAATTATTGCTACTGATTTGGATGAAAATGTAATCCAAAAAGCGAAGCTAGGTGTATACCCTGAACGATCTTTAGCAGAGGTTCCCAATGATATTAAAGCGAAATATTTTGAACAAGAAGGATCCTTTTATCGTGTGAAGGATGAGATTAAGCGTTGTGTTACCTTTAAGAAACATAATTTACTGAACGATTCCTATGACAGCAATTATGACTTAATCGTTTGTCGCAATGTTATGATTTATTTCACAGAAGAAGCGAAAGACCAAATTTATAATGATTTTAGTAAAGCACTGCGCAAGGATGGCGTTTTATTTGTTGGATCGACAGAGCAAATTTTTAATCCAGCACGTTATGAATTTGATGTAGAGGATACATTCTTCTATCGGAAAAATAATTAA
- the aroB gene encoding 3-dehydroquinate synthase → MRVPVATKSHHYEVVLGHQFLTEALQAFADKLQKADKLIVFTDANVWAAQGDYFKAHFPYEFNVFILPGGEACKTFEQYNAAQTFLLEQKCSRKSFIFAFGGGAVGDLTGFVAATYMRGIPFIQIPTTILAHDSAVGGKTAINHPLGKNMIGAFYQPEGVIYDTAFTESLSEREVRSGTAELIKHAMISDPAWLEELMAADSIIHFNQHELAKQLKKGIEVKAQIVAEDETEQSVRKFLNLGHTYGHAIEAAAGYGKVAHGEAVMIGLVYCLLLSERYGELDRAFTKAFLQFALKNGYPFEAVNDYSFDQLTGYLMKDKKTEYGILQFVLLENIGKPFVRAIELEECKEVDAEYRQLLAEVLV, encoded by the coding sequence ATGCGAGTACCAGTAGCAACAAAATCCCATCATTATGAGGTTGTTCTTGGTCATCAATTTCTAACGGAAGCTCTTCAAGCATTTGCTGATAAGCTTCAAAAAGCAGATAAGCTGATTGTATTTACAGATGCCAATGTATGGGCTGCACAGGGAGACTATTTCAAGGCTCATTTCCCATATGAATTTAACGTGTTTATTTTGCCTGGTGGCGAAGCATGCAAAACCTTTGAACAGTACAATGCTGCTCAAACATTTTTATTGGAACAAAAATGCTCACGAAAATCATTTATTTTTGCCTTTGGTGGAGGAGCTGTTGGAGATTTAACTGGCTTTGTTGCAGCAACCTATATGCGAGGGATTCCGTTTATTCAAATTCCAACGACCATTTTAGCTCATGATTCTGCGGTTGGGGGTAAAACAGCTATCAATCATCCGTTAGGAAAAAACATGATAGGTGCATTTTATCAGCCAGAAGGTGTTATTTATGATACAGCTTTCACGGAAAGCTTATCTGAGCGCGAAGTACGTTCAGGAACAGCAGAGTTAATTAAGCATGCGATGATTTCTGATCCAGCATGGCTTGAGGAATTAATGGCAGCAGATTCAATCATTCATTTTAATCAACATGAACTAGCAAAACAGCTGAAAAAAGGAATTGAAGTGAAAGCACAAATTGTGGCAGAGGATGAAACAGAGCAATCTGTTCGGAAATTTTTAAACCTAGGCCATACATATGGACACGCCATTGAAGCGGCTGCGGGCTATGGCAAAGTAGCGCATGGTGAAGCGGTAATGATAGGTCTTGTTTATTGTTTATTGCTAAGTGAACGCTATGGAGAATTAGATCGTGCGTTTACCAAAGCGTTTTTACAATTTGCGTTGAAAAATGGTTATCCTTTTGAGGCTGTAAATGATTATTCATTCGACCAGTTAACAGGTTATTTAATGAAAGATAAAAAAACGGAATATGGCATTTTGCAATTTGTTTTACTGGAAAATATAGGTAAACCGTTTGTGAGGGCCATTGAGTTAGAAGAATGCAAAGAAGTAGATGCAGAATATAGACAGTTATTAGCGGAGGTGCTTGTATGA
- a CDS encoding prephenate dehydrogenase: MTRKVLVIGLGLIGGSIALALQKAPETKIIGYDMDAQTREQAKTLNIVHEIVTDPQAVAAEVDIIIFGTPVNATLDWMEQLKSWPLKNKVIVTDTGSTKKLIMQKASELRELGITFIGGHPMAGSHKSGVLAAKAHLFENAYYMLTPLAGEEIIHMAQLESLLKFTHAKVVSVSASEHDHMTAVVSHFPHVIAASLVHQLGGENGEYPMTRSLAAGGFRDVTRIASSNPILWRDITLQNREELLTQLEGWEKEMTRIKELLTNGSSQDIENYFSVAKELRDELPISAGAMYTPFDLYVDVPDYPGVISEVTGFLADEAISITNLRIVESREDVFGILVISFQSENDRERAAACIQKRANFETYIS; the protein is encoded by the coding sequence ATGACACGCAAAGTACTCGTTATTGGGCTAGGATTAATTGGCGGTTCCATAGCCCTTGCCTTACAAAAAGCACCTGAAACAAAAATCATTGGCTATGATATGGATGCTCAAACACGTGAACAAGCGAAAACATTGAATATTGTGCATGAAATTGTGACAGATCCGCAAGCTGTTGCTGCTGAAGTTGATATTATTATCTTTGGTACGCCTGTTAATGCAACGCTTGATTGGATGGAGCAATTAAAATCATGGCCGTTAAAAAATAAAGTCATCGTAACAGATACAGGGAGTACAAAAAAATTAATTATGCAAAAAGCCAGCGAATTACGTGAACTTGGCATAACGTTTATTGGAGGACATCCAATGGCAGGTTCACATAAAAGTGGTGTGTTGGCAGCGAAGGCGCATTTATTTGAAAATGCATACTATATGCTTACACCGCTCGCTGGAGAAGAAATTATTCATATGGCGCAGCTTGAAAGTTTACTAAAGTTTACGCACGCAAAAGTCGTTAGCGTTTCGGCCAGTGAACATGATCATATGACAGCTGTAGTAAGTCATTTCCCACATGTCATCGCAGCCTCACTTGTACATCAATTAGGTGGGGAAAATGGGGAATATCCAATGACACGTTCTTTGGCAGCTGGAGGTTTTCGTGATGTTACACGAATCGCCTCTTCCAATCCGATTTTGTGGCGAGATATTACGCTACAAAATCGTGAGGAGCTACTCACGCAATTAGAGGGCTGGGAAAAAGAAATGACTCGTATTAAGGAGCTGCTGACGAATGGTTCTTCGCAGGACATTGAAAACTATTTTTCTGTTGCTAAAGAACTGAGAGATGAATTACCGATTAGTGCAGGGGCAATGTACACACCGTTTGACTTATATGTGGATGTTCCCGACTATCCTGGTGTAATTTCGGAAGTGACGGGCTTTCTTGCGGATGAAGCAATTAGTATTACGAATTTACGAATCGTCGAATCACGGGAAGATGTTTTCGGTATTTTAGTCATTAGCTTTCAAAGTGAAAACGATCGTGAACGTGCTGCAGCATGTATTCAAAAACGAGCAAATTTCGAAACGTATATTTCATAG
- a CDS encoding long-chain fatty acid--CoA ligase, with amino-acid sequence MHMMDTPLLLTSFLNRAERFFHSKKIYSRTNATTIHEFTYKEYVKRTRRLADALTKLGMERGMKVGTFAWNHHRHLEAYFAVPCAGAVLHMINIRLAPEHIAYVINHAEDEILLIDDNLVPLIAPIVSQLKTVKHFIIMGDAVEVESVPIPNALSYEALLAEADEHFTFPDDLDENTPAGMCYTSATTGMPKGVVYTHRSIVLHSLTAGLADSIAICESDVVLPVVPMFHANAWGLPFASVAFGSTQVLPGPMFTPQLLLELFEVYKVTLTAGVPTIWLGVLQEQRQHPRDLSSMRLIVCGGSASPIGLVRGFEQELNIPYMTGYGMTETSPLVSLSTYLTHMQDYTADEKMNVRITQGMTMPLIESRIVNENGEVPWDGKTMGELTIRGPWIAHEYYQDERTEEAFKDGWLYTGDIAVMTVDGYIKITDRTKDLIKSGGEWISSVELENALMSHPKVFEAAVIAIPHEKWLERPLACVVAKPEFKNSITKEELLESLQAQFHKTWIPDDIVFIEEVPKTSVGKFLKAKLREDLKEYRIEV; translated from the coding sequence ATGCATATGATGGATACACCTTTATTATTAACAAGTTTTTTGAATCGCGCTGAACGATTTTTTCACTCAAAGAAGATTTATTCACGAACAAATGCTACAACCATTCACGAGTTCACGTACAAAGAATATGTTAAACGTACCCGCCGTTTAGCTGATGCTCTGACGAAGCTTGGAATGGAGCGAGGTATGAAAGTGGGCACATTTGCTTGGAATCATCATCGCCATTTGGAAGCCTATTTTGCTGTACCGTGTGCAGGGGCAGTACTGCATATGATTAATATTCGATTAGCACCAGAGCATATTGCCTATGTCATCAATCATGCGGAAGACGAAATATTATTAATCGATGACAACCTAGTGCCTTTAATTGCACCAATTGTGTCACAGCTTAAAACGGTAAAGCACTTTATCATTATGGGGGATGCTGTCGAGGTAGAATCTGTGCCCATTCCAAATGCTCTTTCTTATGAGGCATTACTAGCTGAGGCCGATGAACATTTTACATTTCCAGATGACTTAGATGAGAATACGCCTGCAGGCATGTGCTATACAAGTGCAACGACAGGTATGCCAAAAGGGGTTGTTTATACTCACCGTAGCATTGTCCTGCACAGTTTAACGGCTGGTCTTGCTGATAGTATTGCTATTTGTGAATCCGATGTGGTGTTACCTGTTGTACCGATGTTTCACGCTAATGCATGGGGCCTACCCTTTGCTAGTGTTGCATTTGGTTCTACACAGGTGTTACCAGGCCCGATGTTTACCCCACAGCTTTTGCTTGAGTTATTTGAAGTGTATAAAGTCACGTTAACTGCAGGAGTACCTACAATTTGGCTCGGTGTTCTACAAGAGCAACGTCAACATCCACGTGACTTATCGTCTATGCGATTAATTGTTTGTGGAGGATCTGCGTCGCCAATTGGTCTTGTCCGTGGCTTTGAACAAGAACTTAATATCCCATACATGACAGGCTACGGTATGACAGAGACATCACCGCTCGTTAGCCTATCCACGTATTTAACACATATGCAGGACTACACAGCTGATGAAAAGATGAATGTTCGTATTACGCAAGGTATGACGATGCCTCTCATTGAAAGTCGAATTGTTAATGAAAATGGTGAAGTGCCATGGGATGGTAAAACAATGGGAGAATTAACGATTAGAGGACCGTGGATTGCCCATGAGTACTATCAAGATGAACGAACGGAAGAAGCGTTTAAAGACGGTTGGCTATACACAGGTGATATTGCCGTGATGACAGTAGATGGCTATATAAAAATCACAGACCGTACGAAGGATTTAATTAAGAGTGGAGGGGAATGGATCTCCTCTGTTGAACTTGAAAATGCATTAATGTCCCATCCAAAAGTATTTGAGGCGGCTGTCATTGCCATTCCGCATGAAAAATGGCTGGAGCGACCATTAGCCTGTGTCGTAGCAAAGCCAGAATTTAAAAATTCTATTACCAAAGAGGAGCTATTAGAGAGTTTACAGGCACAATTCCATAAAACGTGGATCCCTGATGATATTGTCTTCATTGAAGAGGTACCGAAAACGTCTGTTGGTAAATTCCTGAAAGCTAAATTACGAGAAGATTTAAAAGAGTATCGCATTGAAGTTTAA
- a CDS encoding thiolase family protein codes for MREVVIVAAVRTAVGRSKGALSQVRADDLAADVLEEVVRRAGIDKEQVDDVILGCVTQTAEQGANIARTSLLMAGFPDSVPGVTIDRQCGSSQQAVHFAAQAILAGDMDIVIAGGVESMSRVPMGSNMQHAHSSKRLQENYDIIHQGLSAEKIAAKWSLSKEQLNNYAYQSHQRAISAIEAGHFKHEILPIQVPQEDGSMTTFAVDEGPRAETTIEILNGLKTVFQEDGVITAGNASQMSDGASAVVVMALDKAQELGIQPLAKIVTRVVVGSDPTLMLTGPIEATRKALERAGLNIEDIDTYEVNEAFAPVPLVWLQEIGGDPNKLNPDGGAIALGHPLGATGTKLLTTMLHRMERENYRYGLLAICEGMGMANATIIEKM; via the coding sequence ATGAGAGAAGTGGTAATTGTCGCAGCAGTTCGAACTGCTGTTGGCCGAAGTAAAGGGGCATTAAGCCAAGTTCGAGCAGATGATTTAGCAGCAGATGTGCTAGAAGAGGTTGTAAGGCGTGCAGGGATTGACAAGGAACAAGTGGATGACGTTATTTTGGGCTGTGTAACGCAAACAGCAGAACAAGGTGCCAATATTGCGCGGACATCCTTATTAATGGCTGGCTTCCCGGATAGTGTGCCAGGGGTAACCATTGATCGTCAATGTGGCTCTAGTCAGCAAGCCGTTCATTTCGCCGCTCAGGCAATTTTAGCGGGAGATATGGATATTGTCATTGCTGGTGGCGTGGAAAGTATGTCGAGAGTACCGATGGGGTCAAACATGCAACATGCGCATAGTAGTAAACGCTTACAGGAGAATTATGACATTATCCATCAAGGGTTATCTGCGGAGAAAATAGCAGCAAAATGGTCTTTATCGAAAGAACAGCTAAATAACTATGCTTACCAAAGCCATCAACGGGCAATTTCTGCTATTGAAGCGGGTCATTTCAAACATGAAATACTACCTATTCAAGTGCCACAAGAGGATGGATCAATGACAACGTTTGCTGTTGACGAGGGACCACGTGCAGAAACAACTATCGAAATTTTAAATGGCTTAAAGACTGTTTTTCAAGAGGATGGCGTCATAACTGCAGGCAATGCAAGTCAGATGAGTGATGGGGCATCAGCAGTTGTGGTGATGGCTTTGGACAAGGCGCAGGAGCTTGGCATTCAACCACTTGCCAAAATTGTGACAAGAGTGGTCGTTGGCTCTGATCCAACATTGATGTTAACAGGGCCAATCGAAGCAACTAGAAAGGCGTTAGAACGAGCAGGCCTCAACATTGAAGATATCGACACTTATGAAGTTAATGAAGCCTTTGCACCAGTGCCACTTGTATGGCTACAAGAAATTGGTGGAGACCCGAATAAGCTTAACCCAGATGGCGGTGCTATAGCACTGGGGCATCCGTTAGGGGCTACAGGCACTAAATTGTTAACGACCATGCTACATCGTATGGAGCGAGAGAATTATCGTTACGGTTTACTTGCTATTTGTGAAGGGATGGGAATGGCTAATGCCACGATCATTGAAAAAATGTAA
- the aroC gene encoding chorismate synthase, translating to MRYLTAGESHGPQLTTIIEGLPSLLSITAEKINHDLKRRQGGHGRGRRMQIETDTVEIVAGVRHGQTLGSPVALVVTNDDWKHWTKIMGAEPLADDINPEDIKRQISRPRPGHADLVGGMKYGHRDLRNVLERSSARETTVRVAVGSVAKALLNELGISIVAHVTEIVGIKADTSLIEGKTADEIRAIVEADPCYCVDPEASAKMVEAIDEAKKAGDSIGGVVEVIVEGMPAGVGSYVHYDRKLDAKLAAAMLSINAFKGVEFGLGFEMARRKGSEVHDEIIWSDEEGYTRATNRLGGLEGGMSTGMPIVVRGVMKPIPTLYKPLQSVDIETKEPFKASVERSDSCAVPAASVVAEHVIAWEIANAILEQFHSDQLPQLKAQIDEHRQYTKGF from the coding sequence ATGCGTTACTTAACAGCAGGTGAGTCACACGGACCTCAATTAACAACAATTATTGAAGGTTTACCGTCACTCTTATCTATTACAGCAGAAAAAATTAATCACGATTTAAAACGACGTCAGGGAGGTCATGGACGTGGGCGCCGCATGCAAATCGAAACGGATACAGTAGAGATCGTTGCAGGTGTACGTCATGGACAAACACTTGGATCTCCAGTCGCACTTGTCGTAACAAACGATGACTGGAAGCACTGGACTAAAATTATGGGTGCTGAGCCTTTAGCCGATGATATTAATCCAGAGGATATCAAACGTCAAATTTCCCGACCTCGACCAGGTCATGCCGATTTAGTTGGGGGCATGAAATATGGACATCGTGATTTACGTAATGTATTAGAGCGATCCTCTGCACGCGAAACTACTGTTCGTGTTGCAGTCGGGTCAGTGGCGAAAGCTTTACTGAATGAATTGGGTATTTCTATTGTTGCTCATGTCACTGAAATTGTGGGGATTAAAGCTGATACCTCTTTAATAGAAGGAAAAACAGCTGATGAAATCCGTGCCATTGTCGAAGCAGATCCATGTTACTGTGTAGATCCAGAGGCTTCTGCCAAAATGGTTGAGGCAATTGATGAGGCGAAAAAAGCAGGTGATTCCATCGGTGGTGTCGTAGAAGTCATCGTTGAAGGTATGCCAGCAGGAGTTGGTTCATATGTTCATTATGATCGTAAGCTCGATGCAAAACTAGCAGCAGCGATGCTATCTATTAATGCATTCAAAGGTGTTGAATTTGGGCTTGGCTTTGAAATGGCACGCCGAAAAGGCTCTGAAGTGCATGATGAAATTATTTGGTCTGACGAAGAGGGCTATACACGTGCAACAAATCGATTAGGTGGCTTAGAAGGTGGCATGTCTACTGGAATGCCAATTGTTGTTCGAGGTGTCATGAAGCCAATTCCTACATTATATAAACCATTACAAAGTGTGGATATCGAAACAAAAGAGCCGTTTAAAGCAAGTGTAGAGCGCTCTGATAGCTGTGCAGTACCAGCAGCATCTGTAGTGGCAGAACACGTTATTGCCTGGGAAATAGCTAATGCTATTTTGGAGCAATTTCATAGTGATCAACTTCCACAATTAAAAGCTCAAATTGATGAGCATCGACAATATACAAAGGGGTTCTAA
- the hisC gene encoding histidinol-phosphate transaminase: protein MKWKQQLDGMQAYKPGKPIEEVQREYGLKEVIKLASNENPFGCSPKVTAYLQNNTVNHALYPDGYAQNLRTAVANHLGVQETQLLFGNGSDDIIAIITRALLYPGVNTIMADPSFSQYWHNAEIEGAEVRKVPCIEGAHDLDAMAAAIDDKTSILWVCSPNNPTGVVIPDAQLRAFLAKVPSDVLVVLDEAYIEYVTHPDHKDTLPIIDEYPNVLLLRTFSKAYGLAAFRVGYAIGQPDIIAKLDPVRSPFNNTILSQAVAAIALSDQDYIEACRKANEIGKKQYVEFCEKHNLTYYPSNTNFIFFDTHADSDVVFHELMKRGFIVRSGNALGLPGFIRVTIGTEAQNAALLNQLDEVLKEQGVFA, encoded by the coding sequence ATGAAGTGGAAACAACAATTGGACGGTATGCAAGCATATAAGCCAGGCAAACCAATTGAAGAAGTTCAGCGTGAATACGGCTTAAAGGAAGTCATTAAATTGGCATCTAATGAAAATCCATTCGGATGCTCACCTAAGGTAACCGCTTATTTACAAAATAATACAGTGAATCATGCACTATATCCTGATGGCTACGCACAAAATTTACGTACGGCTGTTGCGAATCATCTTGGTGTTCAAGAAACACAACTTCTTTTTGGTAACGGATCTGATGATATCATTGCTATTATTACTCGTGCACTGTTGTATCCAGGGGTAAATACGATAATGGCTGACCCTTCCTTCTCTCAATACTGGCATAATGCGGAAATTGAAGGGGCTGAAGTACGTAAAGTTCCTTGTATTGAAGGCGCTCATGATTTAGATGCTATGGCAGCTGCAATCGATGACAAAACATCTATTTTGTGGGTATGTAGTCCGAATAATCCTACAGGGGTTGTCATTCCAGATGCTCAATTACGTGCCTTTCTCGCCAAAGTTCCGAGTGATGTACTTGTCGTATTGGATGAAGCGTACATTGAATATGTTACACATCCTGATCATAAAGATACGCTACCTATTATTGATGAATATCCAAATGTTCTTTTATTACGTACTTTCTCTAAAGCGTACGGACTAGCAGCATTCCGAGTTGGTTATGCAATAGGGCAACCGGACATTATTGCTAAGCTCGATCCTGTCCGCTCACCGTTTAATAATACGATTTTAAGTCAAGCTGTTGCGGCCATTGCTCTTAGTGATCAAGATTATATTGAAGCATGTCGCAAAGCGAATGAAATCGGTAAAAAGCAATATGTAGAATTCTGTGAAAAGCATAACTTAACATACTACCCATCTAATACGAACTTTATTTTCTTTGATACACATGCTGATAGTGATGTTGTCTTCCATGAGCTTATGAAAAGAGGATTTATTGTCCGTAGTGGCAATGCTCTAGGATTACCAGGGTTCATCCGTGTCACAATTGGTACAGAGGCGCAAAATGCAGCCTTATTGAATCAACTTGACGAAGTGTTAAAGGAACAAGGAGTATTTGCATGA
- the aroH gene encoding chorismate mutase, translating to MIRGLRGAITIESDKPELVWDETARLVREVVAANNVEVDDIASILISTTPDITSAFPARAVRMMDGWQYVPVMCTHEMDVPNALPLCIRILIHANVEVAQKDVKHLYLNDAVKLRPDLAKG from the coding sequence ATGATTCGTGGACTAAGAGGGGCAATAACAATTGAATCTGACAAGCCAGAGCTTGTATGGGATGAGACAGCAAGATTAGTACGTGAGGTTGTGGCAGCAAATAACGTGGAAGTAGATGATATTGCATCCATTCTTATTTCCACTACGCCAGATATTACCTCAGCATTTCCTGCTCGTGCGGTACGCATGATGGATGGGTGGCAATATGTGCCTGTAATGTGTACACATGAAATGGATGTGCCCAATGCGTTACCATTGTGTATTCGTATTTTAATCCATGCAAATGTTGAGGTAGCGCAAAAAGATGTCAAGCACTTGTATCTCAATGATGCAGTGAAATTAAGACCAGATTTGGCTAAAGGCTGA
- a CDS encoding 3-hydroxyacyl-CoA dehydrogenase — protein sequence MKNHEVIAVVTGGASGLGEATVRKLVEQGGKAIIFDVNDERGQALVQELGQSVHYVRVDVTKEEDVATGLEQAIAAFGKVNVAVNCAGIADASKVISKRGVHALALFEKIISVNLIGTFNVIRLVAEKMQHNEPNEDGQRGVIINTASVAAFDGQIGQAAYSASKGGVAAMTLPIARELAEIGVRVMTIAPGIVETPMFASLPEPARTALAQMTPFPKRLGKPSEYALLVDSIIHNGLLNGEVIRLDGAIRMQPR from the coding sequence ATGAAAAATCATGAAGTGATTGCAGTAGTAACGGGCGGTGCCTCAGGTTTAGGTGAGGCAACTGTCCGTAAGCTGGTTGAACAAGGTGGCAAAGCAATTATTTTTGATGTGAATGATGAGCGTGGACAAGCTCTAGTACAGGAATTAGGGCAAAGCGTACATTATGTGCGAGTGGATGTCACAAAAGAAGAAGATGTGGCAACAGGTCTTGAGCAGGCCATTGCAGCATTTGGTAAGGTGAATGTGGCGGTAAATTGTGCAGGCATTGCAGATGCGAGTAAAGTCATCTCGAAGCGAGGGGTTCATGCTCTTGCTTTATTTGAAAAAATAATCTCTGTTAATTTAATTGGTACGTTCAATGTTATCCGTCTAGTTGCTGAGAAAATGCAGCATAACGAACCAAATGAGGATGGACAACGTGGCGTCATTATTAATACTGCATCGGTAGCAGCATTTGATGGGCAGATTGGACAAGCGGCTTATAGTGCATCAAAGGGCGGTGTGGCAGCGATGACCTTGCCAATTGCACGAGAGCTTGCAGAAATCGGTGTCCGTGTAATGACCATTGCGCCTGGGATAGTTGAAACGCCAATGTTTGCATCGTTACCTGAGCCAGCAAGAACGGCTCTTGCCCAAATGACACCATTCCCTAAGCGACTTGGTAAACCTTCAGAATATGCCCTGTTAGTTGATAGTATTATCCACAATGGTTTGTTAAATGGGGAGGTCATTCGTCTAGATGGGGCCATCCGCATGCAGCCAAGGTAA